A window from Aeromonas rivipollensis encodes these proteins:
- a CDS encoding Lrp/AsnC family transcriptional regulator, translated as MTDKFDLLILAELQQDARLPIPELAHRVGLSAPACYRRVRTLREAGVIEREVALVAPATMGWPITMLVLVTLERDHGRVVDGMIACLKGEPEVMDLWYVTGEQDFVLQVAARDMQSYEQFTRRVLHAREQVRSFKTLVVMGQHKRCGALLPG; from the coding sequence ATGACCGACAAGTTCGATCTGCTCATCCTCGCAGAGCTGCAGCAGGATGCCCGTCTGCCCATTCCCGAGCTGGCCCACAGGGTCGGCCTCTCGGCGCCCGCCTGTTACCGCCGTGTCCGGACGCTGCGGGAGGCGGGAGTTATCGAGCGGGAGGTGGCGCTGGTGGCACCGGCGACCATGGGCTGGCCCATCACCATGCTGGTGCTCGTCACCCTGGAGCGGGATCATGGCCGTGTCGTCGATGGGATGATTGCCTGCCTGAAGGGGGAGCCTGAGGTCATGGACCTCTGGTATGTCACGGGTGAGCAGGACTTCGTGCTGCAGGTGGCCGCGCGGGACATGCAGAGTTACGAGCAGTTCACCCGGCGGGTGCTGCATGCCAGGGAGCAGGTACGTAGCTTCAAGACCTTGGTGGTCATGGGGCAGCACAAGCGCTGCGGGGCCTTGCTGCCAGGGTGA
- a CDS encoding sugar O-acetyltransferase, with protein MTETITAPRAAERCPEWQKMVAGEPYDAGHPELKAARERCRSLYHSFNTSWQEKPERDALLYELLGGRGKACAINPPFFCDYGANIFVGENFYANVNCTILDVCEVHIGDNVLLAPGVQIYTAAHPVAVSPRVAGVEFGKPVRIGNNVWIGGSTVICPGVTIGDNSVIGAGSVVTRDIPAGVVAVGNPCRVLRPMTAQELAAGEPG; from the coding sequence ATGACTGAGACAATCACAGCGCCACGGGCAGCCGAGCGCTGCCCCGAATGGCAGAAGATGGTGGCGGGGGAGCCCTATGATGCGGGCCACCCCGAGCTGAAGGCGGCCCGCGAGCGCTGCCGCAGCCTCTATCACAGCTTCAACACCAGCTGGCAGGAGAAACCGGAGCGGGATGCCCTGCTCTATGAACTGCTCGGCGGCCGTGGCAAAGCGTGCGCAATCAACCCGCCCTTCTTTTGCGACTATGGCGCCAACATCTTCGTGGGGGAGAACTTCTACGCCAACGTCAACTGCACCATCCTCGACGTGTGCGAGGTGCACATCGGTGACAACGTGCTGCTGGCGCCAGGGGTGCAGATCTACACCGCCGCCCACCCGGTGGCGGTGTCGCCTCGGGTGGCCGGGGTCGAGTTCGGCAAGCCGGTGCGCATCGGCAACAACGTCTGGATAGGAGGCAGCACCGTCATCTGCCCCGGTGTCACCATAGGGGACAACAGCGTGATAGGGGCGGGATCCGTGGTCACCAGGGATATTCCGGCGGGGGTGGTCGCAGTCGGCAACCCTTGTCGGGTGTTGCGCCCCATGACGGCGCAGGAGCTGGCGGCCGGGGAGCCCGGCTGA
- the treC gene encoding alpha,alpha-phosphotrehalase gives MTQTPWWQSAVIYQIYPKSFQDSGARGTGDLKGIMARLDYLKTLGVDALWLTPVYVSPQVDNGYDIADYLAIDPAYGTMSDFEALLAAAHARDIRIVMDIVVNHTSTEHAWFKSALGDKNSPYRDYYIWKDPVEGGVPNNWQSKFGGSAWELDPATGQYYLHLFAREQADLNWENPAVRAEVKKIIHFWAKKGVDGFRLDVINLISKDQRFPSDEVGDGRRFYTDGPRIHEFLQDVSRDVFAPVGAMTVGEMSSTSLEHCQRYGALDGSELSMVFNFHHLKVDYPNGDKWTKAPFDFLELKRIFNHWQSGMHGKGWSALFWCNHDQPRIVSRFGDEGEHRVVAAKMLASTLHGLQGTPYIYQGEEIGMTNPGYQCIDDYQDVESRNIFAIKQAEGMEEAEILAILGAKSRDNSRTPMQWSAAPNAGFSSGTPWLKPAANYPEINAEAALADQDSVFWHYRDLIRLRKDYPIFTQGDYQELLAGHTRIWAYARRANGQTLLVVSNFYGEPVTFEPPAELAAGEGRLLLGNYPDSPTRPQSCELRPYESLIWLMEQ, from the coding sequence ATGACACAGACACCCTGGTGGCAAAGCGCCGTGATTTACCAGATCTACCCCAAGAGCTTTCAGGATTCCGGCGCCCGCGGCACCGGCGACCTCAAGGGGATCATGGCCCGCCTCGACTACCTCAAGACCCTCGGCGTCGATGCCCTCTGGCTGACCCCGGTCTACGTTTCCCCCCAGGTGGACAACGGCTACGACATCGCCGACTACCTGGCCATAGACCCCGCCTACGGCACCATGAGCGATTTCGAGGCGCTGCTGGCCGCCGCCCACGCGCGCGACATCCGCATAGTGATGGACATAGTGGTCAACCACACCTCCACCGAGCACGCCTGGTTCAAGTCGGCGCTGGGGGACAAGAACAGCCCCTACCGCGACTACTACATCTGGAAAGATCCGGTGGAAGGCGGCGTGCCCAACAACTGGCAGTCCAAGTTTGGCGGCAGCGCCTGGGAGCTGGACCCGGCCACCGGCCAGTACTATCTGCATCTGTTCGCCCGCGAGCAGGCGGATCTCAACTGGGAAAACCCGGCGGTTCGCGCCGAGGTGAAAAAGATCATCCACTTCTGGGCGAAGAAGGGGGTCGACGGTTTCCGGCTCGACGTCATCAACCTCATCTCGAAGGATCAGCGCTTCCCGAGCGACGAGGTGGGGGATGGCCGCCGCTTCTACACCGACGGGCCGCGCATCCACGAATTCCTGCAGGATGTGAGCCGCGACGTCTTCGCCCCGGTGGGGGCCATGACGGTGGGGGAGATGTCCTCCACCAGTCTCGAGCACTGCCAGCGCTACGGCGCACTGGATGGCTCCGAGCTCTCCATGGTGTTCAACTTCCACCACCTCAAGGTGGATTACCCCAATGGCGACAAATGGACCAAGGCGCCGTTCGATTTCCTCGAACTCAAGCGCATCTTCAACCACTGGCAGAGCGGCATGCATGGCAAGGGGTGGTCGGCGCTGTTCTGGTGCAACCACGATCAGCCGCGCATCGTCTCCCGCTTCGGCGACGAGGGCGAACATCGGGTAGTGGCCGCCAAGATGCTGGCCAGCACTCTGCACGGCTTGCAGGGCACCCCCTACATCTATCAGGGGGAGGAGATCGGCATGACCAATCCCGGCTATCAGTGCATTGACGACTATCAGGATGTGGAGAGCCGCAACATCTTCGCCATCAAGCAGGCCGAAGGGATGGAGGAGGCCGAGATCCTCGCCATTCTGGGGGCCAAGTCCAGGGACAACTCCCGCACCCCCATGCAGTGGAGCGCCGCCCCCAACGCAGGCTTCTCGAGCGGCACACCCTGGCTGAAACCCGCCGCCAACTACCCCGAGATCAACGCCGAAGCGGCGCTGGCCGACCAAGACTCGGTGTTCTGGCACTACCGGGATCTGATCCGGCTGCGCAAGGATTATCCCATCTTCACCCAGGGGGATTATCAGGAGCTGCTGGCGGGGCATACCCGGATCTGGGCCTATGCCCGCCGCGCCAACGGCCAGACCCTGCTGGTGGTGAGCAACTTCTACGGCGAGCCTGTGACTTTCGAGCCGCCCGCCGAGCTGGCCGCTGGCGAGGGTCGCCTGCTGCTTGGCAACTACCCCGATAGCCCGACCCGGCCGCAATCCTGCGAGCTACGTCCTTATGAATCCCTGATCTGGCTGATGGAGCAATGA
- the treB gene encoding PTS trehalose transporter subunit IIBC has product MSKVNTQHLAQLIERIGGKDNITTVSHCLTRLRFVLADPAKADPKAIETIPSVKGSFTQGGQFQVVIGNEVDQWYKALTEEIGVSGASKDAAKQAARHNMNPLERGISHLAEIFVPLLPAIITGGLILGFRNVIGDIKMFDDGTHTLVEISQFWAQVHAFLWLLGEAIFHFLPVGVCWSAVKKMGGSEILGIVLGITLVSPQLMNAYGIGQQTPEVWDFGLFVIQKVGYQAQVIPALLAGVFLAWVETSLKRIIPAYLYLVIVPFISLLLAVIVAHAFIGPFGRWIGEGVGFAAKAAMTGSFAPIGAALFGFLYAPLVITGIHHTTNAVDLQLMQSMGGTPIWPLIALSNIAQASAVVGIILISRKENEREISVPAAISAYLGVTEPAMYGINLKYKFPMLCAMVGSSLAALICGFSGVMANGIGVGGLPGILSIQPQYWAIYAVAMLVAIVVPVVLTLLVYKRQQAAGKLDLATA; this is encoded by the coding sequence ATGTCAAAAGTCAACACACAGCATCTGGCACAGCTGATCGAACGGATCGGCGGCAAGGACAACATCACCACCGTCAGCCACTGCCTGACCCGGCTCAGGTTCGTGCTGGCCGATCCGGCCAAGGCCGATCCCAAGGCCATCGAGACCATACCCTCGGTGAAGGGCAGCTTCACCCAGGGCGGCCAGTTCCAGGTGGTGATCGGCAACGAGGTGGATCAGTGGTACAAGGCGCTCACCGAGGAGATAGGGGTGAGCGGCGCCAGCAAGGATGCCGCCAAGCAGGCGGCCCGCCACAACATGAATCCGCTGGAGCGCGGCATCTCCCACCTGGCGGAGATCTTCGTGCCCTTGCTGCCCGCCATCATCACCGGCGGCCTGATCCTGGGTTTTCGCAATGTCATCGGCGACATCAAGATGTTCGACGACGGGACCCATACCCTGGTGGAGATCAGCCAGTTCTGGGCCCAGGTGCACGCCTTCCTCTGGTTGCTGGGTGAGGCCATCTTCCACTTCCTGCCGGTGGGCGTCTGCTGGTCTGCGGTGAAGAAGATGGGAGGATCCGAGATCCTCGGCATAGTGCTGGGTATCACCCTGGTGTCGCCGCAGCTGATGAACGCCTACGGCATCGGTCAGCAAACCCCGGAAGTGTGGGACTTCGGCCTCTTCGTCATCCAGAAGGTGGGCTATCAGGCCCAGGTCATTCCGGCCCTGCTGGCGGGTGTCTTCCTCGCCTGGGTGGAAACCAGCCTCAAGCGCATCATTCCGGCCTACCTCTACCTGGTGATAGTGCCCTTCATCTCCCTGCTGCTGGCGGTGATAGTGGCCCACGCCTTCATCGGCCCCTTCGGTCGCTGGATTGGCGAGGGGGTCGGCTTCGCCGCCAAGGCCGCCATGACGGGGTCCTTCGCCCCCATAGGCGCCGCCCTGTTCGGCTTCCTCTATGCGCCGCTGGTCATCACCGGCATCCACCACACCACCAACGCTGTGGATCTGCAACTGATGCAGAGCATGGGCGGCACCCCCATCTGGCCGCTGATCGCCCTCTCCAATATCGCCCAGGCGTCGGCGGTCGTCGGTATCATCCTGATCAGCCGCAAGGAGAACGAGCGGGAGATCTCTGTCCCGGCCGCCATCTCCGCCTACCTGGGGGTAACCGAGCCGGCCATGTACGGCATCAACCTCAAGTACAAGTTCCCCATGCTGTGCGCCATGGTGGGCTCCAGCCTCGCGGCCCTCATCTGCGGCTTCAGCGGCGTGATGGCCAACGGCATCGGGGTGGGCGGCCTGCCGGGCATCCTCTCCATCCAGCCCCAGTACTGGGCCATCTACGCCGTCGCCATGCTGGTGGCCATAGTGGTGCCCGTGGTACTGACCCTGCTGGTCTACAAGCGCCAGCAGGCAGCCGGCAAGCTGGATCTGGCCACCGCCTGA
- the treR gene encoding trehalose operon repressor TreR produces the protein MEKKLTILDIARLSGVGKSTVSRVLNQDPKVNAQTRARVEAVIAQHDFVPSKSARAMRSQSQQVIGIVVSRLDSSSENQAVRGMLETLYARGYDAVLMESKFSPAKVSEHLAVLERRGVDGIILFAFNDLDYAAMAPLKEKLVLMVREHPGFSSVCYDDEGAVRAVLEHLRGRGIDQVAYLGVERSDLTTGLRRHQAYLDYCEALGRTPHSALGDLSLHSGYRLAAELVTPSTQALVCASDTLAIGAAKYLQERGRTDILVSGLGSNPMLTFLFANALNLDFGYKDAGILAARQLLDQIEEGQAPRATIAPCQPL, from the coding sequence ATGGAAAAGAAACTGACCATCCTCGATATCGCCCGCCTGAGCGGGGTCGGCAAGTCGACCGTCTCCCGGGTGCTCAATCAGGATCCCAAGGTCAACGCCCAGACCAGAGCCAGGGTCGAGGCGGTGATCGCCCAGCACGACTTCGTGCCGAGCAAGTCGGCCCGGGCCATGCGCAGCCAGAGCCAGCAGGTGATCGGCATCGTCGTGTCACGCCTCGACTCCAGCTCGGAAAACCAGGCGGTGCGCGGCATGCTGGAGACCCTCTATGCCCGCGGCTACGATGCAGTGCTGATGGAGAGCAAGTTCTCCCCCGCCAAGGTGAGCGAACACCTAGCCGTGCTGGAGCGGCGGGGGGTGGACGGCATCATACTGTTTGCCTTCAACGATCTGGACTACGCCGCCATGGCGCCCCTCAAGGAGAAGCTGGTGCTGATGGTGCGCGAGCACCCCGGGTTCTCCTCCGTTTGTTACGATGACGAGGGGGCGGTGCGGGCCGTGCTCGAGCACCTCAGGGGGCGGGGCATAGACCAGGTGGCCTATCTGGGAGTCGAGCGCAGCGATCTCACCACTGGTCTGCGCCGTCACCAGGCTTATCTCGACTACTGCGAGGCGCTGGGCCGCACGCCCCACAGCGCCCTCGGGGATCTCAGCCTGCACAGCGGCTACCGGCTGGCGGCCGAGCTGGTCACCCCCAGCACCCAGGCGCTGGTCTGCGCCAGCGACACCCTGGCCATAGGCGCCGCCAAATACCTGCAGGAGCGGGGGCGCACCGACATTCTGGTCAGCGGTCTCGGCAGCAACCCCATGCTCACCTTCCTGTTTGCCAACGCCCTCAACCTGGATTTCGGCTACAAGGATGCCGGCATTCTGGCCGCCAGACAGCTGCTCGATCAGATTGAAGAGGGCCAGGCCCCCAGAGCCACCATAGCCCCCTGTCAGCCCCTGTAG
- a CDS encoding AEC family transporter has product MDLLASLHFSLSITGPICLVLVLGIWLKRLGLLPDSFVESASRLVFQVTLPALLFLSMVRTDFSTMPSPWLILYGLLGTLAGFLVLELLAARFIPERRLRGIFVQGSFRGNMGIMGLAYVQNAYGPEGIGAAALLVGSITVLYNILAVITLTRSLGGGKGLKPILKGIVRNPLIIAILAALPFGLLGIELPQLVIATGNYFASMTLPLALLCTGASLNLKALRGGAMLTGWATANRLFCIPVLLVLGAWALGFSPQALGILFLISSTPTAAASYVMTRAMGGDSALAANIIATTTLGSLVTTSLGAALMNYLGLMG; this is encoded by the coding sequence ATGGATCTGTTGGCAAGTCTGCACTTCTCCCTCTCCATCACTGGCCCCATCTGCCTGGTGCTGGTGCTCGGGATCTGGCTCAAGCGGCTCGGTCTCTTGCCCGACAGTTTCGTCGAGTCCGCCTCCCGACTGGTATTTCAGGTCACCTTGCCAGCCTTGCTGTTTCTCAGCATGGTGCGCACCGACTTCTCCACCATGCCGAGCCCCTGGCTCATCCTCTACGGCCTGTTAGGCACTTTGGCCGGTTTCCTGGTGCTCGAGCTGCTGGCGGCCCGCTTTATCCCCGAGCGGCGTCTGCGCGGCATCTTCGTGCAGGGCAGCTTTCGCGGCAACATGGGGATCATGGGGCTGGCCTATGTGCAGAACGCCTACGGCCCCGAGGGCATAGGGGCCGCCGCCCTGCTGGTGGGCTCCATCACGGTGCTCTACAACATCCTCGCGGTGATCACCCTGACCCGCAGCCTGGGGGGTGGAAAAGGGCTCAAGCCCATCCTCAAGGGGATCGTCAGAAACCCCCTCATCATCGCCATACTGGCGGCCCTGCCGTTCGGCCTGCTCGGCATAGAGCTGCCCCAGCTGGTGATCGCCACGGGCAACTACTTCGCCAGCATGACGCTGCCGCTGGCGCTGCTCTGCACCGGTGCCAGCCTCAACCTCAAGGCCCTGCGCGGCGGCGCCATGCTGACCGGCTGGGCCACCGCCAACCGCCTGTTCTGCATTCCCGTGCTGCTGGTGCTGGGGGCCTGGGCGCTCGGTTTCAGTCCCCAGGCCCTCGGCATCCTCTTCCTCATCAGCTCCACCCCGACCGCGGCCGCCAGCTATGTGATGACCCGCGCCATGGGAGGTGACAGCGCACTGGCGGCGAACATCATCGCCACCACCACCCTGGGTTCGCTCGTCACCACCAGCCTGGGAGCGGCCCTGATGAACTACCTGGGGTTGATGGGATAA
- a CDS encoding PTS sugar transporter subunit IIC — MNLQWMAMLVGMIEQRMVPFANWLTRSRHVLSLRDGFQLAMPFVIVGSLLVPILYPPIAPDTPHAFGQWLHWLARALHPFLFPVYSHTLGLVALIIAFGAASSLAKAYEMPERLCGLGGCMAFLMLIDFRSLQPGVFGYLGGAGIFTALLMAFYSVEVTRLFYRRGWYIQMPDEVPVMTRRGFQLIVPLLFIMLSLSLLRLWLKQQFGISLPDFMAALFRPLIVGADTLPALLITLLIAHLLWFMGIHGALIVTGLLSPFWMAGVSANQAALMAGEPLPHIFLQGFWDYYLLIGGIGTTLPLVFMAMRSRSHSIQSVGKLGFIPSMFNINEPLLFGFPIIMNPLFFLPFIGVPLINAVLAWQLTQWGFLDKFIALLPWSMPSPLGAAWAANGSWSNGLMSLVCILNSYVLYRPFFLAHEKMVLEQEREHS; from the coding sequence ATGAATCTGCAATGGATGGCAATGCTGGTCGGCATGATAGAGCAGCGCATGGTACCGTTTGCCAACTGGCTGACCCGCAGTCGCCATGTGCTCTCCTTGCGCGATGGTTTTCAGCTGGCCATGCCCTTCGTCATCGTCGGCAGCCTGCTGGTCCCCATCCTCTATCCTCCCATCGCCCCCGACACGCCGCACGCCTTCGGACAGTGGCTGCACTGGCTGGCGCGGGCACTGCATCCTTTCCTGTTTCCCGTCTACTCCCACACCCTGGGGTTGGTGGCGCTGATCATCGCCTTCGGTGCGGCGTCCAGCCTCGCCAAGGCATACGAAATGCCGGAGCGCCTGTGCGGCCTGGGGGGCTGCATGGCCTTCCTGATGCTGATCGACTTTCGCTCGCTGCAACCCGGGGTGTTTGGCTATCTGGGGGGAGCCGGGATCTTCACGGCCCTGCTGATGGCGTTCTACTCGGTGGAGGTGACCCGGCTCTTCTATCGCCGGGGCTGGTACATTCAGATGCCGGACGAGGTGCCGGTGATGACCCGCCGGGGCTTTCAGCTGATAGTGCCGCTGCTGTTCATCATGCTGTCGCTGAGCCTGTTGCGGCTCTGGTTGAAGCAGCAGTTCGGGATCAGTCTGCCGGACTTCATGGCCGCCCTGTTCCGGCCCCTGATCGTGGGGGCCGACACCCTGCCCGCCCTGCTGATCACCCTGCTGATCGCCCATCTGCTCTGGTTCATGGGGATCCACGGCGCCCTGATAGTGACCGGATTGCTGTCACCCTTCTGGATGGCCGGGGTGAGCGCCAACCAGGCCGCGCTGATGGCAGGAGAGCCCCTGCCCCATATCTTCCTGCAAGGGTTCTGGGACTACTACCTGCTGATCGGGGGGATTGGGACTACCTTGCCACTGGTGTTTATGGCCATGCGCAGTCGCTCTCACTCGATTCAGTCGGTGGGCAAGCTGGGTTTCATCCCCTCGATGTTCAACATCAATGAGCCGCTGCTGTTCGGTTTCCCCATCATCATGAATCCGCTGTTCTTCCTGCCCTTCATCGGCGTCCCCCTGATCAACGCCGTGCTCGCCTGGCAGCTGACCCAGTGGGGGTTTCTCGACAAGTTCATCGCCCTGCTGCCCTGGTCCATGCCCTCTCCTCTCGGTGCCGCCTGGGCGGCCAACGGCAGTTGGAGCAATGGCCTGATGAGCCTGGTCTGCATCCTCAACAGCTATGTGCTCTACCGCCCCTTCTTCCTGGCCCATGAAAAAATGGTGCTGGAGCAGGAGCGTGAACACAGCTGA
- a CDS encoding PTS sugar transporter subunit IIB yields the protein MKRIMLCCSSGMSTSLLVKKMKEEADKRGLDAEIQAFGAAEFDLQMPRYQVVLLGPQVKYMQAELQQRAAAHGVPVDTINMMDYGMQRGDKVLDHALTLIG from the coding sequence ATGAAAAGAATCATGTTGTGCTGCTCTTCCGGCATGTCCACCAGCCTGCTGGTCAAGAAGATGAAAGAGGAGGCGGACAAGCGGGGATTGGACGCCGAGATACAGGCCTTCGGAGCGGCAGAGTTCGATCTGCAGATGCCTCGCTACCAGGTGGTGCTGCTGGGGCCCCAGGTCAAATACATGCAGGCCGAGCTGCAGCAGCGTGCCGCGGCCCACGGCGTACCGGTCGACACCATCAACATGATGGATTACGGCATGCAACGGGGTGACAAGGTCCTCGACCATGCCCTCACCCTGATCGGCTGA
- a CDS encoding PTS sugar transporter subunit IIC: MNTLYERFVSTIENRVSPLAGRIGQQKYVQAIRDGFIAALPFMIVGSFMLVFIFPPFSPQTQWGFARAWLDFSSTYQSQLLLPFQLSMGLMTLFISVGIGASLARQNGLDPVTTGLLCLMSFMLVAAPVKDGAISMQYFSGQGIFTALITAIYAAEVYAFLKRNNITIKLPPQVPTGVARSFEVLIPVLVIILTLHPLNLILESTTGMILPEAIMSLVKPLVAASDSLPAMLLAVLVCQVLWFAGIHGALIVTGIMNPFWMANLANNQAAMAAGEALPHIFLQGFWDHYLLIGGVGSTLPLAFLLLRSKAAHLRSIGKMGVVPGLFNINEPILFGAPIVMNPVFFLPFILVPMINATLAWFALDIGLVERVVSLTPWTTPGPIGASWAANWAISPMVLSLLCMCSAAAMYYPFLKAYERTLLKQEERTDSKEPTLAAAATR, encoded by the coding sequence ATGAACACCCTTTACGAGCGCTTTGTCAGTACCATAGAGAACCGGGTCAGCCCGCTGGCCGGCCGGATCGGCCAGCAGAAATACGTGCAGGCGATCCGTGACGGCTTCATCGCCGCCTTGCCCTTCATGATCGTCGGCAGCTTCATGCTGGTGTTCATCTTTCCCCCCTTCTCACCCCAGACCCAATGGGGATTTGCCCGTGCCTGGCTCGACTTCTCGTCGACCTATCAGTCCCAGTTGCTGCTCCCCTTCCAGTTGAGCATGGGGCTGATGACCCTGTTCATCTCGGTGGGAATAGGCGCCAGCCTGGCGCGGCAGAACGGTCTGGACCCCGTCACCACAGGCCTGCTCTGCCTGATGTCCTTCATGCTGGTGGCCGCCCCCGTCAAGGATGGTGCCATCTCCATGCAGTATTTTTCCGGCCAGGGGATCTTCACTGCCCTGATCACCGCCATCTATGCGGCCGAGGTCTATGCCTTCCTCAAGCGCAACAACATCACCATCAAGTTGCCGCCCCAGGTGCCGACCGGCGTCGCCCGCTCCTTCGAGGTGCTGATCCCTGTGCTGGTGATCATCCTGACCCTGCACCCCCTCAACCTGATCCTGGAGAGCACCACCGGTATGATTTTGCCGGAGGCCATCATGTCGCTGGTCAAGCCGCTGGTGGCGGCCTCCGATTCCCTGCCTGCCATGTTGCTGGCGGTGCTGGTGTGCCAGGTGCTCTGGTTCGCGGGGATCCACGGTGCCCTGATTGTCACCGGCATCATGAACCCGTTCTGGATGGCCAATCTGGCCAACAACCAGGCCGCCATGGCGGCTGGTGAAGCCCTGCCACACATCTTCCTGCAGGGCTTCTGGGATCACTACCTGCTGATCGGCGGCGTCGGCTCCACCCTGCCGCTGGCCTTCCTGCTGCTGCGCAGCAAGGCCGCCCACCTGAGATCCATCGGCAAGATGGGTGTGGTACCTGGCCTGTTCAACATCAACGAACCCATCCTGTTCGGTGCGCCCATAGTGATGAACCCGGTGTTCTTCCTGCCTTTCATCCTGGTACCCATGATCAACGCCACTCTGGCCTGGTTTGCCCTGGATATAGGTCTGGTGGAGCGGGTTGTCTCTCTCACTCCCTGGACCACCCCAGGTCCCATCGGCGCCTCCTGGGCTGCCAACTGGGCCATCAGCCCCATGGTGCTGAGCCTGCTCTGCATGTGCTCCGCCGCTGCCATGTATTACCCCTTCCTGAAAGCCTATGAGCGCACTTTGCTCAAGCAGGAAGAACGGACTGACTCGAAAGAACCGACACTGGCGGCCGCCGCCACCCGTTGA
- a CDS encoding glycoside hydrolase family 1 protein, with product MQYRFPEQFWWGSASSAAQAEGASLQGGKAPTIWDHWFEQSPNRFHQQIGPAQTSGFYEHFRDDIRLLKQLGHNSFRTSIAWSRLIPAGRGEPNPEAVAFYDAMLDELKAEGIEPFICLFHFDMPMSMQALGGWESREVVAAYAEFAETCFRLFGHKVKHWFTFNEPIVPVEGGYLYDFHYPNVVDFRRAATVAYHTMLAHATAVQRYRELGQDGQIGIILNLTPSYPRSQHPADLKAANIADLMFNRSFLDPAVKGEYPAELVELLREYDQLPACEPGDAALLAAGKIDLLGVNYYQPRRVKARSHAVNPASPFMPEWFFDYYEMPGRKMNPHRGWEIYEQGIYDILVNLRDHYGNIPSYISENGMGVEGEARFKGEDGQIQDDYRIGFIRDHLIWLHKGLSEGCQCRGYHLWTFIDNWSWSNAYKNRYGFIELELESQTRRIKKSGQWFATAARENGFD from the coding sequence ATGCAATACCGTTTTCCTGAACAGTTCTGGTGGGGCAGCGCCTCCTCCGCCGCCCAGGCCGAAGGCGCCAGCCTCCAGGGCGGCAAGGCCCCAACCATCTGGGATCACTGGTTCGAGCAGTCCCCCAACCGTTTCCATCAGCAGATAGGGCCGGCGCAGACCTCAGGTTTTTATGAGCATTTTCGCGATGACATCCGTCTGCTGAAGCAGCTTGGTCACAACAGCTTCCGCACCTCCATCGCCTGGTCCAGGCTGATCCCGGCTGGCCGGGGGGAGCCCAACCCAGAGGCCGTTGCCTTCTACGACGCCATGCTCGACGAGCTGAAGGCCGAGGGGATCGAGCCCTTTATCTGCCTGTTCCACTTCGACATGCCGATGAGCATGCAGGCACTGGGTGGCTGGGAGAGTCGGGAGGTGGTCGCCGCCTACGCCGAGTTTGCCGAGACCTGCTTCAGGCTGTTCGGTCACAAGGTCAAGCACTGGTTCACCTTCAACGAGCCGATCGTGCCGGTGGAGGGGGGCTACCTCTACGACTTCCACTATCCGAACGTGGTGGATTTTCGCCGCGCCGCCACCGTGGCCTATCACACCATGCTGGCTCATGCCACGGCGGTGCAGCGTTACCGGGAGCTCGGTCAGGATGGTCAGATTGGCATCATCCTGAATCTGACCCCCTCCTATCCGCGATCGCAACACCCGGCGGATCTGAAGGCGGCCAACATTGCGGATCTGATGTTCAACCGCAGCTTCCTGGATCCGGCGGTCAAGGGGGAATACCCCGCCGAGCTGGTCGAGCTGCTGCGGGAATACGATCAGCTGCCGGCCTGCGAGCCGGGCGATGCCGCCCTGCTGGCGGCCGGCAAGATAGACCTGCTGGGGGTCAACTACTACCAGCCGCGCCGGGTCAAGGCGCGCAGCCACGCGGTCAATCCTGCCAGCCCCTTCATGCCGGAGTGGTTCTTCGACTACTACGAGATGCCGGGCCGCAAGATGAACCCGCACCGGGGCTGGGAGATCTACGAGCAGGGGATCTACGACATCCTGGTCAACCTGCGCGACCACTACGGCAACATCCCGAGCTACATCTCCGAGAACGGCATGGGGGTGGAGGGGGAGGCCAGGTTCAAGGGCGAGGACGGCCAGATCCAGGATGACTACCGCATCGGCTTCATCCGGGATCACCTCATCTGGCTGCACAAGGGGCTGTCGGAGGGCTGTCAGTGCCGGGGTTATCACCTCTGGACCTTCATCGACAACTGGTCGTGGAGCAATGCCTACAAGAACCGTTACGGCTTCATCGAGCTGGAGCTGGAGAGCCAGACCCGGCGCATCAAGAAGAGCGGCCAGTGGTTTGCCACCGCCGCCCGTGAGAATGGCTTCGACTGA
- the chbA gene encoding PTS N,N'-diacetylchitobiose transporter subunit IIA — protein MFDLEETVMGLIINAGMSRSLCFEALRQARAGQFAEADDLLRQAAEAANAAHGVQTRLIEADEGEGKIPVTLILVHAQDHLMTAMLARELVTELIELHRKLAA, from the coding sequence ATGTTCGATCTGGAAGAGACCGTCATGGGTCTTATCATCAATGCCGGCATGAGCCGCAGCCTCTGTTTCGAGGCGCTGCGCCAGGCCAGGGCCGGCCAGTTTGCGGAGGCCGATGACCTGCTGCGCCAGGCCGCCGAGGCAGCCAATGCGGCCCACGGGGTACAGACCAGGCTGATCGAGGCGGATGAAGGGGAGGGCAAGATCCCGGTCACGCTGATCCTGGTCCACGCCCAGGACCACCTGATGACCGCCATGTTGGCTCGGGAGCTGGTCACCGAGCTCATCGAGCTACATCGCAAGCTGGCTGCCTGA